In Rothia mucilaginosa, one genomic interval encodes:
- a CDS encoding DUF3040 domain-containing protein: protein MALSEREQKVLDQLEELMSNEDPHFASSMSSTGNTAPVFSARHLALGILFVLIGLGIIIGAVASNMIWLGVFGFLFAAGGVYFATTSKKTPVDSFLGGKAEGAARVRQREQKERSSFMNRLEDRWDERNNGQL from the coding sequence ATGGCACTGTCCGAGCGTGAACAGAAGGTTCTGGACCAGCTCGAAGAACTCATGAGCAATGAGGATCCGCACTTTGCCTCCTCCATGTCTTCAACCGGCAATACCGCGCCGGTCTTTAGCGCTCGCCACTTGGCTCTCGGTATTCTCTTCGTTCTCATTGGCCTGGGCATCATTATTGGTGCGGTCGCATCTAACATGATTTGGCTGGGTGTATTCGGCTTCCTCTTCGCGGCCGGTGGCGTGTACTTCGCAACCACCAGCAAGAAGACCCCGGTAGATTCCTTCCTCGGTGGTAAGGCGGAAGGCGCAGCCCGTGTGCGTCAGCGTGAGCAGAAGGAACGCTCTTCCTTCATGAACCGCCTGGAGGACCGTTGGGATGAGCGTAATAACGGTCAGCTCTAA
- the dinB gene encoding DNA polymerase IV yields MGQTRTGKNSGARNSGARNGRVIMHLDMDAFFVNVELLENPALRGEPIIVAPLGPRSVVCSASYEARAHGVRSGMPLSRARNLSPNATVLPLRGDYRHYSRAVMAILNDLSPYVEQVSVDEAFVDLTGAYLHGQDPVALAQCARDRIAQELSLPSSAGVAPNKLLAKMASTGSKPNGLWVIPPERVQEFLDPRKVSDLWGVGAKSTEQLSRYGIHTIAQMRSMSLDWFKERFGTAQGEHLWAMARGIDERPVITEREEKSMGGEHTFETDTTDAREISAAIRELSLKLGKRLRTAGKLAGGLSLKIRYSTFETHTRAIALNVPVDSGMQIASLALEALRADGILVGQDAPRALRLIGVRAEKLARAEDGVQQTLFDSIESGASSRSAQTASAQTASAQTVSVQRGGGGAGNSLGSGARLVKSGRWSEVEHVMDAIHRKYSQESLKPASGVTAPEKNIEEKNIEEKSHNKE; encoded by the coding sequence ATGGGGCAGACGCGAACCGGCAAGAATAGCGGTGCGAGGAACAGTGGTGCAAGGAATGGCCGCGTCATTATGCACCTGGACATGGATGCCTTCTTCGTCAACGTCGAACTCCTCGAAAACCCCGCCCTGCGCGGCGAACCCATCATCGTGGCACCCCTGGGGCCCCGTTCGGTCGTCTGCTCCGCCTCCTACGAGGCACGCGCCCACGGAGTGCGCTCCGGCATGCCGCTCAGCCGCGCCCGGAACCTCAGCCCCAACGCCACCGTCCTGCCGCTGCGCGGCGACTACCGGCACTACTCCCGCGCCGTCATGGCAATCCTGAACGATCTGAGCCCCTACGTTGAGCAGGTCAGCGTGGATGAAGCCTTCGTGGACCTAACCGGCGCCTACCTACACGGTCAAGACCCCGTCGCCCTGGCGCAGTGCGCTCGCGACCGCATCGCCCAGGAACTCTCCCTGCCTTCCTCCGCGGGGGTTGCGCCCAATAAACTGCTCGCCAAAATGGCCTCCACCGGTAGTAAACCGAACGGGCTGTGGGTCATCCCGCCCGAGCGCGTTCAAGAATTTCTTGACCCGAGAAAAGTTTCCGACCTGTGGGGAGTGGGCGCGAAAAGCACCGAGCAGCTCTCCCGATACGGTATTCACACCATCGCCCAGATGAGGTCCATGAGCCTGGACTGGTTCAAAGAACGCTTCGGCACCGCCCAGGGCGAGCACCTCTGGGCCATGGCGCGCGGCATTGACGAGCGCCCCGTGATCACCGAACGCGAAGAGAAAAGCATGGGTGGCGAGCACACCTTCGAGACGGATACGACCGATGCCCGGGAGATTAGTGCTGCTATTCGGGAGCTGAGTCTCAAGCTGGGAAAGCGCCTGCGCACCGCAGGGAAACTCGCCGGCGGGCTCAGTCTCAAAATCCGCTACAGCACCTTCGAAACGCATACCCGCGCTATTGCCCTGAACGTACCCGTGGACTCCGGCATGCAGATTGCCTCCTTGGCGTTGGAAGCACTGCGCGCAGATGGAATCTTGGTAGGGCAGGATGCGCCCCGCGCCCTGCGACTTATCGGAGTGCGCGCCGAAAAGCTCGCCCGCGCAGAAGACGGGGTGCAACAAACCCTCTTCGATTCCATCGAGAGTGGGGCAAGCTCACGCTCCGCACAAACCGCCTCTGCACAAACCGCCTCTGCACAAACTGTCTCTGTGCAACGAGGCGGCGGGGGAGCGGGCAATAGCCTGGGGTCTGGTGCTCGCCTCGTGAAAAGCGGCAGATGGTCCGAGGTGGAGCACGTCATGGACGCCATTCACCGCAAGTACTCGCAGGAAAGCCTCAAACCAGCCTCCGGAGTCACCGCGCCTGAGAAGAATATCGAAGAGAAGAATATCGAAGAAAAGAGCCACAATAAGGAATAG